The Xenorhabdus doucetiae genome has a window encoding:
- the mutH gene encoding DNA mismatch repair endonuclease MutH: MYFTPPAPPENEQQLFNRAQSLAGFSMGELAALAKLPIPPNLKRDKGWVGMLLEYYLGANAGSKPEQDFEHIGVELKTIPVDSKGYPLETTFVCVAPLTGNSGIRWENCHVRRKLSRVLWIPVEGERHIPLSDRRVGSPLLWSPNVIEEELLRRDWEELMDLIVLGKVESITARHGEVLQLRPKATNSRALTEAIGEYGQPIMTLPRGFYLKKNFTAPLLARHFFL, encoded by the coding sequence ATGTACTTTACACCTCCGGCACCGCCTGAAAACGAACAACAACTATTCAATCGCGCTCAATCTCTGGCGGGCTTCTCTATGGGTGAATTGGCTGCACTCGCCAAGCTCCCCATTCCCCCCAATTTAAAACGTGATAAAGGTTGGGTCGGTATGTTGCTTGAATATTATTTAGGTGCGAATGCCGGCAGCAAACCCGAACAAGACTTTGAACATATCGGTGTCGAGCTGAAAACTATCCCTGTAGATAGCAAAGGTTACCCACTAGAAACCACCTTTGTCTGTGTTGCGCCTTTAACAGGTAACAGCGGCATTCGATGGGAAAACTGTCACGTCAGGCGTAAATTATCCCGCGTCCTGTGGATACCCGTTGAGGGAGAAAGGCATATTCCACTTTCCGATCGTCGCGTAGGCTCCCCGCTGCTCTGGAGCCCAAATGTCATTGAAGAAGAGTTACTGCGGCGCGATTGGGAAGAACTCATGGATCTCATTGTATTAGGGAAAGTCGAGAGCATTACCGCCCGTCATGGTGAAGTGTTACAGCTACGTCCAAAAGCTACCAATAGCCGGGCATTGACAGAAGCAATAGGTGAATACGGTCAGCCAATCATGACGTTGCCCAGAGGTTTTTATTTGAAGAAAAATTTTACAGCGCCATTATTGGCTCGCCACTTCTTCTTATGA
- a CDS encoding trans-sulfuration enzyme family protein translates to MAEFNKIKFDTQSVHAGYVPDHTGAVMPAIYATSTYAQPAPGQHTGYEYSRSGNPTRDALERAIAELENGTRGYAFGSGLAASSTILELLDKDSHIIAVDDLYGGTYRLLEKVRRRTAGLKVTYVEAGDTAALEAAIQPDTKMIWVETPTNPLLKLADLTAIAQLARQHNIISVADNTFASPYIQRPLDLGFDIVVHSATKYLNGHSDAIAGLAVVGDNAELAEQIAFLQNSIGGILDPFSSFLVLRGIRTLALRMERHIDNAEKIAHWLEQQPQVDKVYYPGLTAHPQHELAKRQMRGFGGMISIVLKGDEDYARRVIKELQLFTLAESLGGVESLIGQPFTMTHASIPLEKRLAAGITPQLLRISVGIENADDLIADLSQAFERAK, encoded by the coding sequence ATGGCCGAGTTTAATAAGATTAAATTTGATACACAAAGCGTCCATGCAGGATATGTACCTGATCACACGGGGGCAGTCATGCCTGCAATTTATGCGACATCGACTTATGCTCAACCTGCACCGGGTCAACATACGGGATATGAGTACTCCCGTAGTGGGAACCCGACACGGGATGCTTTAGAGCGTGCAATTGCTGAATTGGAGAATGGCACTCGGGGTTATGCTTTTGGTTCTGGTCTGGCCGCCAGTTCGACCATTTTGGAATTACTTGATAAAGACAGTCATATCATTGCGGTAGATGATCTCTATGGGGGTACTTATCGGTTGCTGGAGAAAGTGCGCCGCCGGACGGCGGGCCTGAAAGTCACCTATGTTGAGGCAGGGGATACTGCGGCACTGGAAGCGGCAATTCAGCCTGACACAAAAATGATTTGGGTGGAAACGCCCACAAACCCACTGCTGAAATTGGCGGATTTAACGGCGATTGCACAGCTTGCCAGGCAGCATAATATTATCAGTGTGGCCGATAACACGTTTGCTTCTCCTTATATTCAGCGTCCACTGGATTTAGGTTTTGATATTGTCGTGCACTCTGCGACCAAGTATCTGAATGGGCATTCTGATGCTATTGCGGGTCTTGCGGTGGTGGGAGATAACGCCGAGTTGGCGGAGCAAATTGCGTTCCTGCAAAATTCCATTGGTGGCATTCTTGATCCGTTCAGTAGTTTTCTTGTCCTGCGTGGCATTCGGACATTGGCACTGCGTATGGAGCGCCATATTGATAACGCGGAGAAGATAGCCCATTGGCTTGAACAGCAGCCACAAGTCGATAAAGTGTACTATCCTGGCCTGACTGCTCATCCTCAGCATGAATTGGCAAAACGTCAGATGCGGGGTTTTGGTGGCATGATCTCTATCGTGCTGAAAGGCGACGAAGATTATGCGCGGCGCGTCATTAAAGAACTGCAATTGTTTACCTTAGCGGAAAGTTTAGGCGGTGTGGAAAGTTTGATTGGTCAGCCGTTTACCATGACCCATGCTTCCATTCCGCTGGAAAAGCGCTTGGCCGCCGGCATTACGCCACAATTGCTCCGTATTTCCGTGGGGATCGAGAATGCGGATGATCTAATAGCAGATTTATCTCAAGCATTTGAACGTGCTAAATAA
- the leuO gene encoding transcriptional regulator LeuO: MTEYNSATTGKKGPCDVQLRSVDLNLLTVFDTVMQMQNITRAAQALGMSQPAVSNAVARLKTMFDDELFVRYGRGIQPTARAKQLFGPLRQALQIVHNELPGVGFDPGNSTRIFNLSICSPLDIRLAAQIVGKIKKHTSNIEVVIKTQISDDIEKQLKYQEIEFVISYNPLDRPDFHNYPLFNDELVLAVSKHHPRIGQRITQQQLQEERHAIVALDNADSLSKPYYESQELLGSISYQGTDLNSVLNIVSQTYLVAIVPKWMVEHYSEQLNICSVPLPNGRISRPCYLIWHASTDRDKGHQWMKSLLSHLGEQK; this comes from the coding sequence ATGACTGAATACAACTCAGCAACCACAGGAAAAAAAGGGCCATGTGATGTTCAATTGCGTAGTGTCGATCTCAATTTGCTTACGGTTTTTGATACGGTCATGCAAATGCAGAATATTACACGCGCGGCTCAGGCATTGGGAATGTCGCAACCGGCTGTCAGTAATGCCGTCGCGCGTCTGAAGACCATGTTTGATGATGAATTATTTGTTCGTTATGGCCGGGGGATTCAACCAACGGCGAGAGCTAAACAGCTTTTTGGACCACTCAGGCAGGCACTGCAAATTGTTCATAATGAGTTGCCCGGAGTGGGGTTTGATCCCGGCAATAGTACAAGGATATTTAATCTTTCTATTTGTAGTCCCCTTGATATCCGTCTGGCGGCTCAAATTGTTGGGAAAATAAAAAAACATACCTCTAATATTGAAGTTGTCATTAAAACCCAAATTAGTGATGATATTGAAAAGCAATTAAAATATCAGGAAATAGAATTTGTCATCAGTTATAATCCATTAGATCGCCCTGATTTCCATAATTATCCTCTGTTTAATGATGAATTGGTTCTGGCAGTTTCTAAACATCATCCCAGAATTGGTCAGCGAATTACTCAGCAACAATTGCAGGAAGAAAGACATGCCATTGTTGCGTTAGATAATGCAGATTCATTGAGTAAGCCTTACTATGAAAGTCAGGAATTATTGGGCTCCATTTCTTATCAGGGGACGGATTTAAATAGTGTTCTTAATATTGTTTCTCAAACATATTTAGTCGCTATCGTGCCAAAATGGATGGTTGAACATTATTCCGAACAGTTGAATATTTGTTCAGTGCCGCTGCCCAATGGTCGGATCTCTCGTCCTTGCTATTTAATATGGCATGCTTCAACAGACCGGGATAAGGGCCACCAGTGGATGAAATCACTGTTGAGTCATCTTGGTGAACAAAAATAG
- the leuA gene encoding 2-isopropylmalate synthase has protein sequence MSQQVIIFDTTLRDGEQALQASLSVKEKLQIAYALERLGVDIIEAGFPVSSPGDFKSVQTIAREIKNSRICALSRCVDNDIDVAAEALKVAEAFRLHMVLATSNLHVEHKLKRTFDDVVEMAVRSIKRARNYTDDVEFSCEDAGRTDIDNLCKIVEQAIKAGATTVNIPDTVGYTTPYQFGGIIRTLFDRVPNIDKAIISVHCHDDLGMSVANSITAVQAGARQIEGTINGLGERAGNCSLEEVIMTIKTRQQMLGVHTNINHKEIYRTSQLVSQICHTPIPAHKAIVGSNAFSHSSGIHQDGVLKNRETYEIMTPESIGLKDTQLNLTSRSGRAAVKHRMTEMGYQEDDYDLDALYQAFLKLADKKGQVFDYDLEALVFINQQQQENEHFRLDYFSIQSGTNIVPTATVRLACGDELKSEASTGNGTVDAIYQAINRITGYPLELISYQLSGKGHGKDALGQVDIIVECFGRRFHGMGLETDIIESSAKAMIHVLNNIWQAEQVEKEKQRLSQGNNVQSNIQNDNRNNTKETA, from the coding sequence ATGAGCCAGCAAGTTATTATCTTCGATACAACATTACGTGATGGAGAACAGGCATTACAGGCCAGCCTGAGTGTAAAAGAGAAACTGCAAATCGCTTATGCACTGGAAAGGCTGGGGGTTGATATCATTGAAGCCGGTTTCCCCGTTTCTTCTCCGGGCGATTTTAAATCCGTTCAAACCATCGCCCGTGAAATCAAAAATAGTCGTATCTGTGCCTTATCCCGCTGCGTTGACAATGATATTGATGTCGCCGCGGAAGCCCTGAAAGTGGCTGAAGCCTTCCGCCTGCATATGGTACTGGCTACCTCAAACCTGCACGTCGAACATAAATTAAAAAGAACCTTTGATGATGTTGTGGAAATGGCGGTTCGCTCCATCAAACGGGCACGCAATTACACTGATGATGTCGAGTTTTCCTGTGAAGATGCAGGCCGTACCGATATCGATAATTTGTGCAAAATCGTTGAGCAAGCCATCAAAGCGGGCGCCACCACTGTCAACATTCCAGATACGGTGGGCTATACCACACCTTACCAATTTGGCGGTATTATCCGCACTTTATTTGACCGTGTACCTAATATTGATAAAGCGATTATTTCCGTCCATTGCCACGACGATTTAGGCATGTCCGTCGCTAACTCGATTACGGCAGTGCAGGCAGGTGCCCGTCAAATTGAGGGTACAATCAATGGATTGGGAGAACGCGCAGGCAACTGTTCGTTGGAAGAAGTGATCATGACGATCAAAACACGCCAGCAAATGTTGGGGGTGCATACCAATATCAACCATAAAGAAATTTACCGTACCAGCCAGTTAGTCAGCCAAATTTGCCATACGCCGATCCCCGCCCATAAAGCCATTGTTGGCAGTAACGCATTTTCCCACTCGTCCGGCATTCATCAGGATGGTGTCCTGAAAAACCGTGAAACTTACGAAATCATGACGCCAGAATCCATCGGTCTGAAAGATACCCAATTGAACCTGACTTCGCGTTCCGGGCGTGCCGCAGTGAAACATCGCATGACAGAAATGGGCTATCAAGAGGATGACTATGATCTGGATGCGCTGTATCAAGCATTCTTAAAATTAGCAGACAAAAAAGGACAGGTGTTTGATTACGATTTGGAAGCCTTAGTGTTCATCAATCAACAACAGCAAGAGAATGAACATTTCCGTCTGGACTATTTTAGTATCCAGTCGGGCACCAATATTGTACCCACTGCCACTGTTCGTCTGGCTTGCGGAGATGAACTCAAATCGGAAGCCTCGACAGGTAATGGGACTGTTGACGCTATCTATCAAGCCATTAACCGTATTACGGGTTATCCACTGGAATTAATTTCTTATCAATTATCCGGCAAGGGACATGGTAAAGATGCTCTCGGTCAGGTTGATATTATTGTCGAGTGTTTTGGCCGCCGTTTTCATGGAATGGGTTTGGAAACTGACATCATCGAATCCTCTGCCAAGGCAATGATCCACGTCTTGAATAACATCTGGCAAGCTGAACAAGTCGAAAAAGAGAAGCAACGCCTCTCCCAAGGCAATAATGTCCAGAGCAATATTCAAAACGATAACCGGAACAACACAAAGGAAACTGCATAA
- the def gene encoding peptide deformylase yields MAILDILTIPDERLRQKCVDVTDFNKVQALIDDMLETMYNTDNGIGLAAPQVGRQEAVLVIDLSPNRDQPMTLVNPKIVEKERRVVNQEGCLSIPGYYAEVERFEKVKVEACDRFGQPMTIESEDFLSIVMQHEIDHLHGIIFIDYLSPLKRQMALKKVKKSLSNRKN; encoded by the coding sequence ATGGCAATTCTAGATATCCTCACCATTCCAGATGAAAGACTGAGACAAAAATGTGTTGATGTTACTGATTTTAATAAAGTTCAAGCACTAATTGATGACATGCTGGAGACAATGTACAACACTGACAATGGCATTGGTTTGGCGGCTCCACAGGTGGGTCGGCAAGAAGCCGTTTTGGTCATTGATCTTTCTCCTAATCGCGATCAACCCATGACTTTGGTTAATCCAAAGATCGTCGAAAAAGAGCGCCGAGTAGTAAATCAGGAGGGCTGCCTGTCGATACCAGGATATTACGCAGAGGTTGAACGATTTGAAAAAGTGAAAGTAGAGGCATGTGATCGGTTTGGTCAACCGATGACCATAGAAAGCGAAGATTTTTTGTCAATCGTGATGCAGCATGAAATTGATCATTTACATGGCATTATTTTTATCGATTATCTCTCCCCACTAAAAAGGCAAATGGCCTTGAAAAAAGTGAAAAAGTCTCTCAGCAATCGCAAAAATTAA
- a CDS encoding pyridoxal-phosphate dependent enzyme → MAAPRSVLELIGNTPLLELTHLDTGPCRLFIKLENQNPGGSIKDRVALSMIEQAEKQGLLQPGGTIIEATAGNTGIGLALVAAMKGYKLILVVPDKMSREKIYHLRALGTDVRLTRSDVGKGHPEYYQDYALRLSKEISGAYYIDQFNNPANSAAHFATTGPEIWQQMEQHVDAVVVGVGSGGTLGGLSQYFKAVSPHTEFVLADPKGSILADYVEHGHYDEAGSWFIEGIGEDFVPPLGDFSQVHQAHRITDAESFACARDLLLKEGILAGSSSGTLLAAALRYCRAQTTAKRVVTLACDSGNKYLSKMFNDYWLLEQGLRSQPQENDLSDYITYRYQNGATISVSPQDTLQIAYGRMRLYDISQLPVIEDDQVVGIIDEWDLMHTIQANSHNFSLPVTEAMTRQVHTLNKKAPLEQLTATFDAGHVALIVDDNNHFLGLVTRTDVLNAWRQQLN, encoded by the coding sequence ATGGCAGCACCACGCTCAGTTCTTGAACTGATAGGGAATACTCCGCTATTGGAACTGACTCATCTGGATACCGGCCCATGTCGGCTATTTATTAAATTAGAGAATCAAAATCCGGGCGGTTCGATTAAAGATCGTGTGGCGCTTTCAATGATTGAGCAGGCGGAAAAACAGGGATTGTTGCAGCCAGGTGGCACCATCATTGAAGCCACGGCAGGTAATACGGGGATTGGGTTGGCGTTGGTTGCCGCCATGAAGGGCTATAAGCTGATTTTAGTTGTGCCCGATAAGATGAGCAGGGAAAAAATTTATCACCTGCGGGCACTGGGAACCGATGTACGCCTGACCCGCTCTGATGTGGGAAAAGGGCACCCAGAATATTATCAGGACTATGCTCTGCGTCTGTCGAAGGAAATCAGCGGCGCTTATTATATTGATCAATTCAATAATCCTGCGAACTCAGCCGCCCATTTTGCTACCACGGGGCCAGAAATTTGGCAGCAGATGGAGCAGCATGTCGATGCGGTGGTGGTGGGGGTTGGTTCTGGCGGCACGCTGGGTGGTTTGAGCCAGTATTTTAAGGCGGTTTCCCCTCATACGGAATTTGTCCTCGCCGATCCTAAAGGTTCTATTCTTGCCGATTATGTTGAGCATGGTCACTATGACGAAGCCGGTAGTTGGTTTATCGAAGGTATTGGCGAAGATTTTGTTCCACCGCTTGGTGATTTTTCTCAGGTTCATCAGGCTCATCGCATTACTGATGCAGAATCGTTTGCCTGCGCCAGAGATTTACTGCTGAAAGAAGGCATCTTGGCCGGCTCTTCTTCAGGCACATTACTGGCAGCGGCGCTGCGTTATTGCCGTGCCCAGACCACGGCGAAACGGGTGGTGACATTAGCTTGTGACAGTGGCAACAAATATTTGTCGAAGATGTTTAATGATTACTGGTTATTGGAACAAGGGCTGCGTTCACAACCACAAGAAAATGATTTAAGCGATTATATTACCTATCGTTATCAGAATGGGGCGACGATTTCAGTCTCCCCGCAAGATACCTTGCAGATCGCCTATGGCCGTATGCGCCTGTATGACATTTCACAATTACCGGTGATCGAAGACGATCAAGTCGTGGGTATCATTGATGAGTGGGATCTCATGCATACTATTCAGGCCAATTCACACAATTTCTCCTTACCTGTGACTGAAGCGATGACCCGTCAGGTTCATACACTCAATAAAAAAGCGCCATTGGAACAGTTAACTGCTACCTTTGATGCGGGGCATGTGGCGCTGATTGTGGATGATAACAATCATTTTTTGGGCCTTGTGACTCGTACTGATGTGCTGAACGCATGGCGTCAACAACTCAATTGA
- the leuB gene encoding 3-isopropylmalate dehydrogenase — protein sequence MSSSQSISNYATPSKQDHHCHIAVLPGDGIGPEVMKQAYKVLDAIRHRFNIHITTSAYDVGGIAIDRHGTPLPQETIAGCEKADAILFGSVGGPKWQHLPPAEQPERGALLPLRKHFKLFSNLRPARLYAGLESFCPLRHDIAAKGFDILCVRELTGGIYFGQPKGREGEGKYERAFDTEIYHRFEIERIARIAFESARKRRHKVTSIDKANVLQSSVLWREVVSEIAKDYPDIAIEHMYIDNATMQLIKDPAQFDVLLCSNIFGDILSDECAMITGSMGMLPSASLNEKGFGLYEPAGGSAPDIAGKNIANPIAQILSTALLLRYSLGRLDAADAIERAINRALEQGYRTADLAGNGRAVSTDEMGDIIARYITEEV from the coding sequence ATGTCCTCAAGCCAATCTATTTCAAATTACGCGACGCCAAGCAAGCAAGATCATCACTGTCATATTGCGGTTTTGCCGGGTGATGGCATTGGCCCGGAAGTGATGAAGCAAGCCTACAAAGTGTTGGATGCCATCCGTCACCGTTTTAATATCCATATCACAACCAGCGCATATGATGTGGGTGGGATTGCCATTGATCGTCATGGCACGCCGTTGCCTCAAGAAACGATTGCTGGCTGTGAAAAAGCCGACGCGATCCTATTTGGCTCCGTAGGGGGGCCAAAATGGCAACACCTCCCGCCAGCAGAACAGCCAGAACGGGGCGCATTATTGCCACTGCGCAAGCATTTCAAACTGTTCAGTAACTTACGTCCGGCACGCTTATATGCAGGCCTAGAATCTTTTTGCCCCCTTCGCCATGACATTGCCGCCAAGGGCTTTGATATTTTATGCGTCCGTGAGCTGACGGGGGGTATTTATTTTGGTCAACCCAAAGGGCGTGAAGGTGAAGGGAAATATGAGCGTGCTTTCGATACTGAGATTTATCATCGTTTCGAGATAGAGCGGATCGCACGCATTGCGTTCGAATCCGCGCGCAAGCGTCGCCATAAGGTCACTTCGATTGATAAAGCGAATGTTTTGCAAAGCTCTGTGCTATGGCGTGAAGTCGTCAGCGAAATCGCCAAAGACTATCCTGACATTGCAATCGAACATATGTATATCGATAACGCCACCATGCAACTGATCAAAGATCCGGCGCAATTCGACGTTCTATTATGTTCCAATATCTTCGGTGATATTTTATCCGATGAGTGTGCCATGATCACCGGCTCAATGGGCATGTTACCTTCTGCCAGCCTGAATGAAAAAGGGTTCGGCTTATACGAACCTGCGGGCGGTTCAGCCCCTGATATTGCAGGCAAAAACATCGCCAATCCAATTGCCCAAATATTATCCACAGCCCTGTTACTGCGTTATAGCCTTGGGCGCCTTGATGCCGCAGATGCTATTGAACGGGCAATCAACCGTGCTTTGGAACAAGGTTATCGTACCGCCGATCTCGCGGGTAATGGCAGAGCGGTCAGCACCGATGAAATGGGCGATATCATTGCACGTTATATCACCGAAGAGGTTTAG